In the genome of Quercus robur chromosome 3, dhQueRobu3.1, whole genome shotgun sequence, one region contains:
- the LOC126718112 gene encoding protein SMALL AUXIN UP-REGULATED RNA 54-like encodes MKMDVIYEKKKKGLIIQTWERCKSIGRGSKSKSSGTVHALTLKSKSWSSNKGTLELEEEKRARKRRVTPEGCFSVYVGPQKQKFVIKTEYANHSLFKMLLEEAESEYGYDNQGPLVLPCNVDIFCKVLLEMEDCHEIHQGCSFKRYGSYHLLSPTRMAVINQF; translated from the coding sequence ATGAAAATGGATGTGATTTacgaaaagaagaagaaggggctGATCATCCAGACATGGGAGCGATGCAAGTCCATCGGACGAGGCAGTAAGAGCAAATCATCAGGAACAGTACATGCCCTGACATTGAAGAGCAAATCGTGGTCTTCCAATAAAGGCACCTTGGAGCTGGAAGAAGAAAAACGAGCAAGAAAACGCAGAGTCACTCCTGAAGGTTGCTTCTCGGTCTATGTTGGACCTCAAAAACAGAAGTTTGTGATCAAAACTGAATATGCGAACCACTCTCTATTCAAGATGCTACTTGAAGAAGCAGAGTCAGAATATGGTTATGATAACCAAGGTCCACTTGTCCTTCCATGCAACGTTGATATCTTTTGCAAGGTCTTGTTGGAAATGGAAGATTGCCATGAAATTCATCAAGGATGTAGCTTTAAGCGTTATGGCTCTTATCACCTTCTTAGCCCGACTCGAATGGCTGTCATCAATCAGTTTTGA